The following proteins come from a genomic window of Stigmatopora nigra isolate UIUO_SnigA chromosome 9, RoL_Snig_1.1, whole genome shotgun sequence:
- the tmem200cb gene encoding transmembrane protein 200C, whose translation MIATGGLLRMNRRQDSLRSKNRAENKKKRKSKKKKKTDVVVVKGKLNLCSPAGLVAAVGLAVLLVGVSMAVLGYWPSQNQQQYQERRRTGVHHGRMSYSQSRNVSSGMDGDLPQNQNQNQSRSNISHQAPPPSPPSRCGFLCDFLDNYLYSDNLKVFGPLVMGIGIFLFICANAVLHENRDKKTKIINLRDIYSTVIDLHSIHAKEYSPLNGLVNYTQSKSVEGGSGGQTSAGRSSWPSSTGPGSDEVFRRPSRSYSKDVQTFTDTVYSIYKDYNNGGEEAPQLRQWDPTSIVTSSVNAFTLPVIKLNNCEAEDDVVIETEKEQEEAPVSQEKTEPPSEDTPTCETPGSFLPSPVARALGSRLSLNSLTDPPKAARRCSLSVTTSHQGERGRRFSCPRLERTNSKGYIKLGDLGGESFEAPDTSSAGDDGEREVVATDGVGGEEDAQVPKGQVAES comes from the coding sequence ATGATCGCCACGGGCGGCTTGCTGCGGATGAACCGGCGCCAGGACTCCCTGCGCTCCAAGAACCGCGCCGAGAACAAGAAGAAGCGGAAatccaagaaaaagaagaagaccgACGTGGTGGTGGTCAAGGGCAAGCTCAATCTGTGCTCGCCAGCCGGCCTGGTGGCGGCCGTGGGGTTGGCGGTCCTCTTGGTGGGGGTCTCCATGGCCGTGTTGGGGTACTGGCCCAGTCAAAACCAACAACAGTACCAGGAACGCCGCAGAACGGGGGTTCACCACGGGAGGATGAGTTACTCCCAAAGCCGTAATGTGTCCTCTGGGATGGATGGAGATCTGCCTCAGAACCAGAACCAGAACCAGAGTCGCTCCAACATCAGCCACCAGGCTCCGCCTCCTTCTCCACCCTCCCGTTGCGGTTTCCTATGCGACTTTCTGGACAACTACCTATACTCGGACAACCTCAAAGTTTTCGGCCCCCTAGTGATGGGCATTGGGATTTTCCTGTTCATCTGCGCCAACGCCGTCCTTCACGAAAACCGGGACAAGAAAACCAAAATCATCAACCTGAGAGATATCTACTCCACGGTTATAGACCTACACAGCATCCACGCCAAGGAATACTCGCCTCTTAACGGTTTAGTCAACTACACCCAGTCTAAGAGCGTGGAGGGTGGCTCGGGGGGGCAAACGTCGGCGGGGCGGAGCTCCTGGCCCTCGTCAACCGGGCCGGGTAGCGACGAAGTCTTTCGGCGTCCCTCGCGGAGCTACTCCAAGGATGTCCAAACGTTCACGGACACGGTTTACAGCATCTACAAGGACTACAACAATGGAGGCGAGGAGGCCCCCCAACTCCGACAGTGGGACCCCACCTCCATCGTTACCTCCTCGGTCAACGCCTTCACCCTCCCGGTCATCAAGCTGAACAACTGCGAGGCGGAGGACGACGTGGTCATTGAAACGGAGAAGGAACAAGAAGAAGCGCCGGTTAGCCAAGAGAAGACGGAACCGCCGTCTGAGGACACGCCTACTTGCGAGACGCCTGGCTCGTTTCTGCCGTCCCCGGTTGCCAGGGCGCTGGGTTCGCGGTTGTCCCTCAACTCCCTTACGGACCCGCCCAAGGCGGCGCGCCGGTGCAGTCTGTCGGTGACCACGTCCCACCAAGGCGAGAGGGGGAGGCGTTTCAGTTGCCCCCGCCTAGAGCGCACCAACAGTAAGGGCTATATCAAACTCGGCGACCTGGGGGGGGAATCCTTCGAGGCGCCGGACACGTCGTCGGCCGGGGATGACGGCGAGCGGGAAGTCGTGGCGACGGACGGGGTCGGCGGGGAAGAGGACGCTCAGGTACCGAAGGGACAAGTGGCGGAATCGTAA